Proteins from a single region of Gossypium arboreum isolate Shixiya-1 chromosome 1, ASM2569848v2, whole genome shotgun sequence:
- the LOC108481779 gene encoding glycine cleavage system H protein, mitochondrial — MALRMWASSTANALKISCSSKPNVSLAFSLSRCFSTVLDGLKYANSHEWVKHEGPVATIGITDHAQDHLGEVVFVELPEPGGSVSQGKGFGAVESVKATSDVNSPISGEVVEVNSKLSETPGLINSSPYEDGWMIKVKPSSPSELESLMGPKEYTKFCEEEDASH; from the exons ATGGCACTCAGAATGTGGGCTTCTTCCACAGCCAATGCACTCAAAATCTCTTGTTCCTCCAAACCTAATGTTTCCCTTGCTTTTTCACTCTCTAGATGCTTTTCCACTG TTTTGGATGGGCTGAAGTATGCTAATTCACATGAATGGGTGAAGCATGAAGGTCCTGTGGCTACCATTGGCATCACTGACCATGCTCAG GACCATCTTGGAGAAGTAGTGTTTGTGGAGTTGCCTGAACCAGGTGGCTCAGTGAGCCAAGGAAAAGGGTTTGGAGCAGTGGAAAGTGTTAAAGCAACAAGTGATGTCAATTCCCCAATCTCCGGCGAAGTCGTGGAGGTTAACTCCAAACTGTCCGAAACTCCGGGCCTG ATCAACTCGAGCCCATATGAAGATGGATGGATGATCAAAGTGAAGCCAAGCAGTCCATCAGAGTTAGAATCATTGATGGGTCCAAAGGAATACACCAAATTCTGTGAGGAAGAAGATGCTTCACACTAA
- the LOC108481038 gene encoding uncharacterized protein LOC108481038, whose translation MEMEEIVEEETSGKHENMVEITVKTIGPARPSRLHVPSSIKVLDLRKLIARKNHLPVENLKLILQGMVLHDREDEDDIYVRFNDDDYLIVAVKPKAPVGLDIDDDDEDLKFQLPQSTSQWKKKLYSFLRNRMKLPDIVLMAIFSLGLKAWALIILWFTLAPIAHKLDLGPLYILGTGFCLIFLNLGRRQPGDVSAYSIFNEDFRELPGTLNADAIDRDIRTGQF comes from the exons ATGGAGATGGAAGAGATTGTAGAAGAAGAAACCAGTGGAAAACATGAAAATATGGTGGAAATTACTGTTAAAACCATTGGTCCTGCTCGTCCTTCTCGCCTTCATGTCCCTTCTTCCATCAAA GTTCTTGATTTGAGAAAATTGATAGCTCGAAAGAATCATTTACCGGTTGAGAATTTGAAGCTTATCTTACAAGGAATGGTATTACATGATCGTGAAGATGAAGATGACATTTATGTGCGATTCAATGATGATG ATTACCTCATCGTTGCTGTCAAACCAAAAGCACCAGTTGGACTCGATATTGATGACGATGATGAAGATTTG AAATTTCAGCTCCCACAATCAACAAGCCAGTGGAAGAAGAAGCTTTACTCTTTTTTACGTAACAGAATGAAGCTTCCCG atatcgtttTGATGGCAATATTTTCTCTTGGTCTTAAGGCGTGGGCTCTTATTATATTATGGTTTACACTAGCACCTATTGCTCATAAATTGGATCTTGGACCATTATAT ATACTCGGTACCGGCTTTTGTTTAATTTTCCTAAATCTAGGACGGCGACAACCTGGTGATGTCAG TGCATATTCCATCTTCAATGAAGATTTTAGGGAGCTTCCTGGTACACTCAATGCAGATGCAATAGATAGGGACATAAGGACAGGTCAATTTTGA